One part of the Arabidopsis thaliana chromosome 4, partial sequence genome encodes these proteins:
- a CDS encoding P-loop containing nucleoside triphosphate hydrolases superfamily protein, with protein sequence MAILDKLFRASRAWRGSLSHSKSMVPSQSPRARELRRCFHHGNFEQSNSKVNQVLRSCSTLNDSPYFSMAPAVLGALFSVGVIGVAYAESDEANNDKSSAPIDPNDETSSAPIDPPPNYVDIAKKERARVEELIQSKGTQYGSYPRFNVAITLKFQVPSTCEVAQLISNIGSQLGVKVSDRTGGSDMLLRAWDNPVAWQITLRSVENKKKLGESEDDSDDDLCILIFGSLLTSDKVEVEFIKKGSLTTEELEAFVSALGVAGTKAGQNKGSGSRGSTRDSSTDKSISQLESMGVRIYGVNKPLGDDSMDEISWDNIAGYDQQKREIEDTILMALHSPEVYDDIVRGTRSKFESNRPRAVLFEGPPGTGKTSCARVIANQAGIPLLYVPLEAVMSKYYGESERLLGAVFSQANELPDGAIIFLDEIDAFAISRDSEMHEATRRVLSVLLRQIDGFEQEKKVVVIAATNRKQDLDPALISRFDSMIMFDLPDLQTRQEIIAQYAKQLSKPELVQLAQATEAMSGRDIRDVCQGAERTWASKLIRRAKAGGEEQKITLPPIQEYLESAEARRKSLRSVTEQKEQKFAARSKKPLLDFE encoded by the exons ATGGCGATTCTGGACAAATTGTTTCGAGCATCTCGAGCATGGCGCGGATCACTCTCTCATTCTAAATCCATGGTTCCTTCGCAATCACCACGGGCACGAGAGCTTCGTCGCTGTTTCCACCACG GAAACTTTGAGCAGAGTAATTCAAAAGTAAATCAAGTCTTGAGATCTTGCAGCACCCTAAACGATTCTCCATACTTTTCCATGGCACCTGCAGTTTTGGGTGCTCTCTTTAGCGTTGGAGTAATTGGAGTAGCTTATGCTGAATCTGATGAG GCTAATAATGACAAGTCTTCTGCCCCAATAGATCCTAATGACGAAACGTCATCTGCCCCAATAGATCCTCCACCAAACTATGTAGACATTGCCAAGAAAGAACGAGCTCGAGTTGAAGAACTTATACAAAGTAAAGGAACTCAATATGGTTCTTACCCACGGTTCAATGTTGCT ATTACGTTGAAGTTCCAAGTTCCTTCTACTTGTGAAGTCGCACAATTAATATCAAACATTGGATCCCAACTAGGTGTGAAAGTCTCAGATCGTACTGGTGGTTCAGATATGCTATTGCGTGCTTGGGACAa TCCAGTCGCTTGGCAAATAACACTTCGCAGTGtggaaaacaagaagaaacttggagAGAGTGAAGATGATTCAGATGATGACTTGTGCATTCTTATCTTTGGTTCCTTACTTACCTCGGATAAAGTG GAAGTTGAGTTTATAAAGAAGGGAAGTTTGACTACTGAAGAACTTGAGGCTTTTGTTTCAGCTTTGGGAGTAGCTGGAACAAAAGCTGGACAAAATAAGGGAAGCGGCAGTAGAGGAAGCACTCGTGATTCGTCTACAGACAAATCTATCTCCCAGTTGGAGTCTATGGGAGTCAGAATCTATGGAGTTAATAAACCTCTTGGGGATGATTCTATGGATGAGATATCATGGGACAATATTGCTGGATATGATCAGCAAAAGCG AGAGATAGAAGATACAATATTGATGGCTCTTCATAGTCCTGAAGTGTATGATGATATTGTACGTGGTACACGGTCCAAATTTGAATCCAACAGACCTCGGGCTGTTCTATTTGAGGGTCCACCAG GAACTGGGAAGACATCTTGTGCGCGTGTTATTGCTAATCAGGCG GGCATACCATTGTTGTATGTGCCGCTTGAAGCTGTAATGTCTAAGTACTATGGTGAAAGCGAGCGTCTTCTTGGGGCTGTGTTTTCTCAAGCAAATGAGCTCCCTGATGGTGCGATTATATTTCTTGATGAG ATTGATGCATTTGCTATCTCTCGTGATAGTGAGATGCATGAAGCAACGCGTAGAGTTTTGTCGGTACTACTAAGGCAG ATTGATGGAtttgaacaagaaaaaaaagtggttGTGATTGCTGCAACCAATAGAAAACAAGATCTTGATCCCGCTTTGATCAG CCGGTTCGATTCCATGATCATGTTTGACTTACCGGATTTACAAACTCGTCAAGAAATCATCGCTCAATACGCAAAACAACTCTCAAAGCCTGAACTAGTCCAGCTTGCTCAAGCCACAGAAGC AATGTCAGGCAGAGATATTCGAGATGTATGTCAAGGAGCAGAACGAACATGGGCTTCAAAG TTGATTCGTCGAGCAAAAGCCGgtggagaagaacaaaagatcaCTCTTCCTCCAATACAAGAGTACTTGGAAAGCGCTGAAGCTCGGCGCAAATCTCTTCGTAGTGTCACGGAGCAGAAGGAACAGAAATTTGCTGCTCGCTCCAAGAAACCTCTGCTTGATTTTGAGTGA
- a CDS encoding P-loop containing nucleoside triphosphate hydrolases superfamily protein (P-loop containing nucleoside triphosphate hydrolases superfamily protein; FUNCTIONS IN: nucleoside-triphosphatase activity, ATPase activity, nucleotide binding, ATP binding; LOCATED IN: mitochondrion; EXPRESSED IN: shoot apex, embryo, flower, pedicel, seed; EXPRESSED DURING: 4 anthesis, F mature embryo stage, petal differentiation and expansion stage, E expanded cotyledon stage, D bilateral stage; CONTAINS InterPro DOMAIN/s: ATPase, AAA+ type, core (InterPro:IPR003593), ATPase, AAA-type, core (InterPro:IPR003959), ATPase, AAA-type, conserved site (InterPro:IPR003960); BEST Arabidopsis thaliana protein match is: AAA-type ATPase family protein (TAIR:AT1G45000.1); Has 31547 Blast hits to 29327 proteins in 3060 species: Archae - 1473; Bacteria - 12216; Metazoa - 4656; Fungi - 3754; Plants - 2675; Viruses - 24; Other Eukaryotes - 6749 (source: NCBI BLink).), translating to MAILDKLFRASRAWRGSLSHSKSMVPSQSPRARELRRCFHHGNFEQSNSKVNQVLRSCSTLNDSPYFSMAPAVLGALFSVGVIGVAYAESDEANNDKSSAPIDPNDETSSAPIDPPPNYVDIAKKERARVEELIQSKGTQYGSYPRFNVAVRGQKITLKFQVPSTCEVAQLISNIGSQLGVKVSDRTGGSDMLLRAWDNPVAWQITLRSVENKKKLGESEDDSDDDLCILIFGSLLTSDKVEVEFIKKGSLTTEELEAFVSALGVAGTKAGQNKGSGSRGSTRDSSTDKSISQLESMGVRIYGVNKPLGDDSMDEISWDNIAGYDQQKREIEDTILMALHSPEVYDDIVRGTRSKFESNRPRAVLFEGPPGTGKTSCARVIANQAGIPLLYVPLEAVMSKYYGESERLLGAVFSQANELPDGAIIFLDEIDAFAISRDSEMHEATRRVLSVLLRQIDGFEQEKKVVVIAATNRKQDLDPALISRFDSMIMFDLPDLQTRQEIIAQYAKQLSKPELVQLAQATEAMSGRDIRDVCQGAERTWASKLIRRAKAGGEEQKITLPPIQEYLESAEARRKSLRSVTEQKEQKFAARSKKPLLDFE from the exons ATGGCGATTCTGGACAAATTGTTTCGAGCATCTCGAGCATGGCGCGGATCACTCTCTCATTCTAAATCCATGGTTCCTTCGCAATCACCACGGGCACGAGAGCTTCGTCGCTGTTTCCACCACG GAAACTTTGAGCAGAGTAATTCAAAAGTAAATCAAGTCTTGAGATCTTGCAGCACCCTAAACGATTCTCCATACTTTTCCATGGCACCTGCAGTTTTGGGTGCTCTCTTTAGCGTTGGAGTAATTGGAGTAGCTTATGCTGAATCTGATGAG GCTAATAATGACAAGTCTTCTGCCCCAATAGATCCTAATGACGAAACGTCATCTGCCCCAATAGATCCTCCACCAAACTATGTAGACATTGCCAAGAAAGAACGAGCTCGAGTTGAAGAACTTATACAAAGTAAAGGAACTCAATATGGTTCTTACCCACGGTTCAATGTTGCTGTAAGAGGTCAAAAG ATTACGTTGAAGTTCCAAGTTCCTTCTACTTGTGAAGTCGCACAATTAATATCAAACATTGGATCCCAACTAGGTGTGAAAGTCTCAGATCGTACTGGTGGTTCAGATATGCTATTGCGTGCTTGGGACAa TCCAGTCGCTTGGCAAATAACACTTCGCAGTGtggaaaacaagaagaaacttggagAGAGTGAAGATGATTCAGATGATGACTTGTGCATTCTTATCTTTGGTTCCTTACTTACCTCGGATAAAGTG GAAGTTGAGTTTATAAAGAAGGGAAGTTTGACTACTGAAGAACTTGAGGCTTTTGTTTCAGCTTTGGGAGTAGCTGGAACAAAAGCTGGACAAAATAAGGGAAGCGGCAGTAGAGGAAGCACTCGTGATTCGTCTACAGACAAATCTATCTCCCAGTTGGAGTCTATGGGAGTCAGAATCTATGGAGTTAATAAACCTCTTGGGGATGATTCTATGGATGAGATATCATGGGACAATATTGCTGGATATGATCAGCAAAAGCG AGAGATAGAAGATACAATATTGATGGCTCTTCATAGTCCTGAAGTGTATGATGATATTGTACGTGGTACACGGTCCAAATTTGAATCCAACAGACCTCGGGCTGTTCTATTTGAGGGTCCACCAG GAACTGGGAAGACATCTTGTGCGCGTGTTATTGCTAATCAGGCG GGCATACCATTGTTGTATGTGCCGCTTGAAGCTGTAATGTCTAAGTACTATGGTGAAAGCGAGCGTCTTCTTGGGGCTGTGTTTTCTCAAGCAAATGAGCTCCCTGATGGTGCGATTATATTTCTTGATGAG ATTGATGCATTTGCTATCTCTCGTGATAGTGAGATGCATGAAGCAACGCGTAGAGTTTTGTCGGTACTACTAAGGCAG ATTGATGGAtttgaacaagaaaaaaaagtggttGTGATTGCTGCAACCAATAGAAAACAAGATCTTGATCCCGCTTTGATCAG CCGGTTCGATTCCATGATCATGTTTGACTTACCGGATTTACAAACTCGTCAAGAAATCATCGCTCAATACGCAAAACAACTCTCAAAGCCTGAACTAGTCCAGCTTGCTCAAGCCACAGAAGC AATGTCAGGCAGAGATATTCGAGATGTATGTCAAGGAGCAGAACGAACATGGGCTTCAAAG TTGATTCGTCGAGCAAAAGCCGgtggagaagaacaaaagatcaCTCTTCCTCCAATACAAGAGTACTTGGAAAGCGCTGAAGCTCGGCGCAAATCTCTTCGTAGTGTCACGGAGCAGAAGGAACAGAAATTTGCTGCTCGCTCCAAGAAACCTCTGCTTGATTTTGAGTGA
- a CDS encoding uncharacterized protein (unknown protein; Has 35 Blast hits to 35 proteins in 13 species: Archae - 0; Bacteria - 0; Metazoa - 0; Fungi - 0; Plants - 33; Viruses - 0; Other Eukaryotes - 2 (source: NCBI BLink).) — MDVDSQPMMEETILVGDDLMTGPPSPVIPPEIASHVLEGVDLCDGILRNLFLCLQINDIEPFCQDELALYRQCAEKRDKILRVRLQESEHKLGLSMPIELAKERITQLEAEATSFERHLILASGAEGIEGFRRRWSLHGRMTDTKKRLESLKQGMENRNKVEHEHNQHHDQSPKPSAPKRWFFW, encoded by the exons ATGGATG TTGATTCACAACCAATGATGGAGGAGACTATACTGGTCGGTGATGACCTAATGACGGGTCCTCCATCTCCTGTTATCCCTCCTGAAATTGCTTCACATGTGCTTGAAGGTGTTGATTTGTGCGATGGGATTTTGAGGAATCTATTCCTGT gTTTGCAAATCAATGATATTGAACCATTTTGCCAAGATGAGCTTGCATTGTATCGACAATGTGCTGAAAAGAGG GACAAAATATTGAGAGTTAGACTTCAAGAGAGCGAACACAAGTTAGGATTGTCTATGCCCATTGAACTCGCTAAGGAAAGGATTACGCAGCTTGAAGCTGAAGCCACATCTTTTGAGAG GCACTTGATTCTAGCAAGTGGAGCTGAAGGAATAGAAGGATTTCGCCGGAGATGGAGTTTACACGGTCGGATGACGGATACCAA AAAAAGACTGGAGTCACTGAAGCAGGGAATGGAGAACAGGAACAAGGTTGAACATGAACATAACCAACACCATGATCAGTCCCCAAAACCTTCTGCTCCAAAAAGATGGTTCTTTTGGTGA
- a CDS encoding uncharacterized protein (unknown protein; Has 35333 Blast hits to 34131 proteins in 2444 species: Archae - 798; Bacteria - 22429; Metazoa - 974; Fungi - 991; Plants - 531; Viruses - 0; Other Eukaryotes - 9610 (source: NCBI BLink).), producing the protein MDKILRVRLQESEHKLGLSMPIELAKERITQLEAEATSFERHLILASGAEGIEGFRRRWSLHGRMTDTKKRLESLKQGMENRNKVEHEHNQHHDQSPKPSAPKRWFFW; encoded by the exons ATG GACAAAATATTGAGAGTTAGACTTCAAGAGAGCGAACACAAGTTAGGATTGTCTATGCCCATTGAACTCGCTAAGGAAAGGATTACGCAGCTTGAAGCTGAAGCCACATCTTTTGAGAG GCACTTGATTCTAGCAAGTGGAGCTGAAGGAATAGAAGGATTTCGCCGGAGATGGAGTTTACACGGTCGGATGACGGATACCAA AAAAAGACTGGAGTCACTGAAGCAGGGAATGGAGAACAGGAACAAGGTTGAACATGAACATAACCAACACCATGATCAGTCCCCAAAACCTTCTGCTCCAAAAAGATGGTTCTTTTGGTGA
- a CDS encoding Microsomal signal peptidase 25 kDa subunit (SPC25) (Microsomal signal peptidase 25 kDa subunit (SPC25); FUNCTIONS IN: peptidase activity; INVOLVED IN: signal peptide processing; LOCATED IN: integral to membrane, signal peptidase complex; EXPRESSED IN: male gametophyte; CONTAINS InterPro DOMAIN/s: Signal peptidase complex subunit 2 (InterPro:IPR009582); BEST Arabidopsis thaliana protein match is: Microsomal signal peptidase 25 kDa subunit (SPC25) (TAIR:AT2G39960.1); Has 162 Blast hits to 160 proteins in 64 species: Archae - 0; Bacteria - 0; Metazoa - 94; Fungi - 2; Plants - 60; Viruses - 0; Other Eukaryotes - 6 (source: NCBI BLink).) has translation MEEKKTESATKNVKKVNLLDHIAIKHLLDESVSDIVTSRGYKEDVRLSNVKFLLGGIIIVVALVAQFYNKKCGICLLLDFGKYVVLTAVMQLILYIKEKNAILFTYPLEGSFTSTGLVVSSKLPRFSDQYTLTIDSADPQSISAGKSVQFTKSVTQWLTKDGVLVEGLFWKDVEALVKEYTEAGEPKKKR, from the exons atggaagagaagaagacagaaTCCGCGACTAAGAACGTTAAAAAGGTTAACTTGTTAGACCACATCGCAATCAAACACCTCCTTGATGAATCCGTCTCCGAT ATCGTTACGAGCAGAGGGTACAAGGAGGATGTGAGATTAAGCAACGTCAAATTTCTGTTAGGAGGGATTATAATCGTGGTTGCTCTTGTTGCTCAATTCTACAACAAGAA aTGTGGGATTTGTTTGCTTCTTGACTTTGGCAAGTATGTGGTGTTGACTGCGGTAATGCAGCTGATTCTGTACATTAAGGAGAAGAACGCTATCTTGTTCACCTATCCTCTTGAG GGATCATTCACCAGCACTGGTTTGGTGGTATCTTCCAAGTTACCTAGATTCTCTGATCAGTACACTCTAACCATCGACAGTGCTGATCCGCAATCAATCTCAGCTGGGAAGTCGGTTCAGTTCACCAAAAGTGTCACTCAATG GCTCACAAAAGATGGAGTTCTTGTCGAGGGTTTATTCTGGAAAGATGTTGAAGCCCTAGTCAAAGAGTACACAGAAGCAGGagaaccaaagaagaagagatga
- the PUX4 gene encoding plant UBX domain containing protein 4 (plant UBX domain containing protein 4 (PUX4); INVOLVED IN: biological_process unknown; LOCATED IN: cellular_component unknown; EXPRESSED IN: 23 plant structures; EXPRESSED DURING: 13 growth stages; CONTAINS InterPro DOMAIN/s: UBX (InterPro:IPR001012), SEP domain (InterPro:IPR012989); BEST Arabidopsis thaliana protein match is: plant UBX domain-containing protein 3 (TAIR:AT4G22150.1); Has 30201 Blast hits to 17322 proteins in 780 species: Archae - 12; Bacteria - 1396; Metazoa - 17338; Fungi - 3422; Plants - 5037; Viruses - 0; Other Eukaryotes - 2996 (source: NCBI BLink).): MSSKDKKPSKPSSSRGGIRTLSDLNRRSGPDSDSDSDGPQEYYTGGEKSGMLVQDPSKKDDVDEIFNQARQLGAVEGPLEPPPSSRSFTGTGRLLSGENVPTGNQQPEPVVHNIVFWSNGFTIDDGPLRKLDDPENASFLESIRKSECPKELEPADRRAPVHVNLMRKEEKCPERQKRRVSFQGVGRTLGGSNEGSGSSSPVAPDSAPIPIQTEPAPSQSLVIDETVPTTSIQLRLADGTRLVAKFNHHHTVNDIRGFIDSSRPGASLNYQLQTMGFPPKPLTDLTQTIEEAGLANSVVLQKF, translated from the exons ATGTCTTCGAAAGACAAGAAACCGTCGAAGCCATCGAGTAGTCGTGGTGGAATCCGAACTCTTTCCGATCTTAACCGTAGGTCTGGTCCTGACTCCGACAGTGATTCCGATGGTCCACAAGAATACTACACAGGTGGTGAGAAAAG TGGTATGTTAGTTCAAGATCCATCGAAAaaagatgatgttgatgagatATTTAATCAAGCTAGACAACTAGGAGCTGTAGAAGGACCTCTTGAGCCACCTCCGAGTTCCAGGAGTTTCACTGGAACTGGTAGATTGCTTTCTGGTGAAAATGTGCCTACTGGTAATCAACAGCCTGAGCCTGTTGTTCACAACATTGTTTTCTGGTCTAATGGTTTCACTATTGATGATGGTCCTTTGAGGAAATTGGATGATCCTGAGAATGCATCGTTTCTCGAG AGCATTCGAAAGTCTGAGTGCCCGAAAGAGCTTGAGCCTGCCGATAGAAGAGCTCCGGTTCATGTCAACTTGATGCGAAAGGAAGAGAAATGCCCT GAAAGACAGAAACGTAGGGTTTCATTTCAGGGTGTTGGAAGAACTCTAGGTGGTAGCAATGAAGGTAGCGGAAGTAGCTCACCTGTGGCTCCAGACTCCGCTCCCATTCCCATCCAAACCGAACCAGCACCATCTCAAAGTCTTGTAATAGATGAAACCGTTCCAACCACATCGATACAGCTTAGACTAGCGGATGGGACACGTCTGGTGGCTAAGTTCAATCACCATCACACGGTCAACGACATTCGCGGTTTCATTGACTCATCTCGACCTGGAGCCTCGTTGAACTACCAGCTTCAGACAATGGGGTTCCCACCTAAGCCTTTGACTGATCTCACTCAGACCATTGAAGAAGCTGGTCTCGCCAACTCTGTTGTTCTTCAGAAATTCTAG
- the RLP46 gene encoding receptor like protein 46 (receptor like protein 46 (RLP46); FUNCTIONS IN: kinase activity; INVOLVED IN: signal transduction, defense response; LOCATED IN: endomembrane system; EXPRESSED IN: 20 plant structures; EXPRESSED DURING: 11 growth stages; CONTAINS InterPro DOMAIN/s: Leucine-rich repeat, typical subtype (InterPro:IPR003591), Leucine-rich repeat-containing N-terminal domain, type 2 (InterPro:IPR013210), Leucine-rich repeat (InterPro:IPR001611); BEST Arabidopsis thaliana protein match is: receptor like protein 12 (TAIR:AT1G71400.1); Has 134299 Blast hits to 33174 proteins in 1147 species: Archae - 55; Bacteria - 10381; Metazoa - 36724; Fungi - 1470; Plants - 75311; Viruses - 4; Other Eukaryotes - 10354 (source: NCBI BLink).), which translates to MSKQCLLSCFLFFCFFIPQLSFSCPQDQRQSLLEFKNLLIHNIKDNYTAFEELGTWRPNSDCCKWLRVTCNASSPSKEVIDLNLFLLIPPGLVSSSILRPILRINSLVGLDVSFNNIQGEIPGYAFVNLTSLISLDMCCNRFNGSIPHELFSLTNLQRLDLSRNVIGGTLSGDIKELKNLQELILDENLIGGAIPSEIGSLVELLTLTLRQNMFNSSIPSSVSRLTKLKTIDLQNNFLSSKIPDDIGNLVNLSTLSLSMNKLSGGIPSSIHNLKNLETLQLENNNGLSGEIPAAWLFGLQKLKVLRLEGNNKLQWNNNGYVFPQFKLTHLSLRSCGLEGNIPDWLKNQTALVYLDLSINRLEGRFPKWLADLKIRNITLSDNRLTGSLPPNLFQRPSLYYLVLSRNNFSGQIPDTIGESQVMVLMLSENNFSGSVPKSITKIPFLKLLDLSKNRLSGEFPRFRPESYLEWLDISSNEFSGDVPAYFGGSTSMLLMSQNNFSGEFPQNFRNLSYLIRLDLHDNKISGTVASLISQLSSSVEVLSLRNNSLKGSIPEGISNLTSLKVLDLSENNLDGYLPSSLGNLTCMIKSPEPSAMTIRPYFSSYTDIPNIERLIEIESEDIFSLVVNWKNSKQVLFDRNFYLYTLLDLSKNKLHGEIPTSLGNLKSLKVLNLSNNEFSGLIPQSFGDLEKVESLDLSHNNLTGEIPKTLSKLSELNTLDLRNNKLKGRIPESPQLDRLNNPNIYANNSGICGMQIQVPCFPTQTKQPAEEKEEEDKEEEETIFSWNAAAIGCSCGFLIAVVFMSYNELWK; encoded by the exons ATGTCGAAGCAATGTCTTCTCTCctgcttcctcttcttctgcttcttcataCCACAACTATCTTTCTCTTGTCCACAAGATCAAAGACAATCCCTTCTCGAGTTCAAGAACTTGCTGATTCACAACATCAAGGACAACTACACAGCCTTTGAAGAATTAGGGACATGGAGGCCAAACTCAGATTGCTGCAAATGGCTACGCGTGACATGTAACGCTAGTTCGCCTTCCAAAGAAGTGATAGACCTGAATCTATTCTTGCTCATCCCCCCTGGCTTAGTTAGTTCAAGCATTTTGAGACCGATTCTGCGTATAAACTCTCTTGTTGGGCTTGATGTCTCATTTAACAACATACAAGGAGAGATTCCTGGATATGCGTTTGTGAACTTGACCAGCTTGATTTCTCTTGACATGTGTTGTAATAGATTTAACGGCTCAATTCCTCATGAATTGTTCTCCTTGACAAATCTTCAGCGTCTTGATTTAAGCAGGAATGTTATTGGCGGTACGTTGAGTGGTGACATCAAAGAGCTCAAGAATCTGCAGGAACTGATCTTAGATGAGAATCTCATTGGAGGAGCGATTCCTTCAGAAATAG GTAGTCTTGTCGAACTACTGACGCTGACCTTGAGGCAGAACATGTTCAATAGTTCCATACCGTCGTCTGTATCACGGTTAACGAAGCTCAAAACGATAGATCTTCAGAACAATTTCTTGTCTTCTAAGATTCCAGATGATATTGGAAACTTGGTCAATCTATCAACTCTGTCCTTGAGCATGAACAAGTTGTCGGGTGGAATTCCATCGTCGATTCATAATCTGAAAAATCTTGAAACCCTTCAGCTTGAGAATAACAATGGCTTGTCAGGTGAGATTCCCGCAGCTTGGTTGTTTGGTCTTCAGAAGCTGAAGGTACTACGGCTTGAAGGAAACAACAAACTCCAATGGAACAATAATGGTTATGTCTTTCCACAGTTTAAGTTAACACATCTGTCACTTAGATCTTGTGGCTTAGAAGGGAATATTCCGGATTGGCTCAAGAATCAAACAGCTCTTGTTTACTTGGATTTGAGCATTAACAGACTCGAAGGAAGATTCCCAAAATGGCTAGCTGATCTGAAAATCAGAAACATAACTTTGTCAGACAACAGACTCACAGGCTCACTGCCTCCAAATTTGTTTCAGCGTCCGAGCTTATACTATCTTGTACTATCAAGGAACAACTTTTCTGGTCAGATCCCTGATACGATTGGCGAATCACAGGTCATGGTACTCATGTTGTCTGAAAACAACTTCTCAGGATCAGTACCAAAGTCTATTACAAAGATCCCCTTTCTCAAGTTGTTGGACTTGTCAAAGAATCGATTATCAGGTGAATTCCCGAGGTTCCGCCCCGAGTCATACCTTGAGTGGCTCGATATATCTTCGAACGAGTTCTCTGGGGATGTTCCAGCTTACTTTGGAGGATCCACCAGTATGCTCTTAATGAGTCAGAACAATTTCAGCGGCGAATTTCCTCAGAACTTCAGAAATCTTTCATATCTGATCCGTCTTGATCTCCATGACAACAAAATCTCTGGAACAGTCGCGAGTTTAATCTCCCagttatcttcttctgtagAGGTTCTTAGCCTGAGAAACAATTCCCTCAAAGGTTCAATCCCAGAAGGCATATCAAATCTCACAAGCCTTAAGGTCTTGGATCTCTCTGAGAACAATCTTGATGGATATCTCCCTTCATCTCTTGGGAATCTTACATGCATGATAAAATCTCCTGAGCCCTCAGCTATGACTATCCGTCCCTATTTCAGCTCCTATACCGACATACCCAACATAGAAAGATTAATCGAGATCGAATCAGAAGATATATTTAGTCTTGTAGTGAACTGGAAGAATTCAAAACAAGTTCTTTTCGACAGAAACTTCTACCTCTACACTCTCTTAGATCTCTCCAAGAACAAGCTACACGGAGAAATCCCAACTTCTTTAGGCAATCTCAAAAGCCTAAAGGTTTTAAATCTTTCCAACAACGAGTTCTCTGGATTGATCCCACAAAGTTTTGGAGATCTTGAGAAGGTAGAGAGCTTAGACCTTTCACACAACAACCTCACTGGCGAAATCCCGAAAACGTTATCCAAGCTAAGCGAGCTGAATACATTGGATTTGCGTAACAACAAGCTTAAAGGTAGAATCCCTGAAAGTCCTCAGCTAGACAGATTGAACAATCCAAACATTTACGCGAACAACAGCGGAATCTGTGGAATGCAAATCCAAGTACCATGCTTTCCTACACAGACCAAGCAGCCAGctgaggaaaaagaagaagaagacaaagaagaagaagaaacaattttttcatGGAATGCAGCAGCCATAGGTTGCTCTTGTGGATTCCTTATAGCAGTTGTGTTCATGTCTTACAATGAGTTATGGAAGTAA